A part of Pantoea vagans genomic DNA contains:
- a CDS encoding DUF2778 domain-containing protein: MALHGKFELNDADYSPLTFPGLGTFLAFSGNGACRNHAICGAIPTQGPVPEGLYWIVDRPEGSAFNQVRAVVGDTFNRTFKGAVFSHSEWFALFPDNWGNVKDSLWIDGIRRGGFRLHPGQLSEGCITLAHNTDYSLLRNALLRTTKTPVICMKNMMAYGTIRVTTNG; this comes from the coding sequence ATGGCTTTGCATGGAAAGTTTGAACTCAATGATGCTGATTATTCACCACTGACTTTTCCCGGCCTGGGTACTTTTCTGGCGTTCTCAGGTAATGGGGCCTGCCGTAATCATGCTATCTGCGGGGCTATCCCAACTCAGGGACCTGTGCCAGAGGGATTGTACTGGATTGTTGATCGTCCTGAGGGAAGTGCATTCAATCAGGTCAGAGCAGTAGTGGGTGATACATTTAATCGTACTTTTAAAGGTGCGGTTTTTTCTCATAGCGAATGGTTTGCGTTATTTCCTGACAACTGGGGCAATGTGAAAGATAGTCTGTGGATTGATGGGATACGTCGTGGCGGATTTCGGCTTCATCCGGGTCAGCTGTCTGAAGGGTGCATTACTCTGGCGCATAATACTGACTATAGTCTGCTGCGTAACGCTTTATTAAGAACTACAAAAACCCCTGTAATCTGCATGAAGAACATGATGGCGTATGGCACTATCAGGGTGACCACAAATGGCTAA
- the dacD gene encoding serine-type D-Ala-D-Ala carboxypeptidase DacD, protein MKRRLLFTVTATVFWASLAQADAIPFPVTPPAIDAASWVLMDATTGQVLTAGNPDERRNPASLTKLMTGYVVDRAIDQKKISRDDMVTVGKDAWAAGNPVFKGSSLMFLKPGDKLSVRDLSRGVIIDSGNDACVALADYVAGSEANFVGMMNHYVEKLGLQNTHFETVHGLDAPGQYSSALDMAKLSRAIIDGEPDFYAMYSEKTLSWNGITQNNRNGLLWDNNLHVDGLKTGHTETAGFNIIASNVVGKHRLIAVVMGGKSPKGREEQARKLLVWGQNTFDTVQLFHAGKKIGSENVWYGNPHQVEVGTAEDVYLSLPRSEVQNVKAKYVIDRKDLEAPLKANEVIGEIQVMDKDQQIAHYPLVALSAVEPAGVITRLTDYLKQKF, encoded by the coding sequence TTGAAAAGGCGTCTGTTGTTCACCGTTACCGCTACTGTTTTTTGGGCCTCGCTGGCGCAGGCTGATGCGATTCCCTTTCCTGTGACGCCCCCGGCGATTGATGCGGCTTCCTGGGTATTGATGGATGCCACTACCGGGCAGGTGCTGACCGCGGGCAATCCCGATGAACGCCGCAATCCTGCCAGCCTGACCAAACTGATGACCGGCTACGTAGTCGACCGCGCTATCGACCAGAAGAAAATCAGCCGTGACGACATGGTCACGGTCGGCAAAGATGCCTGGGCGGCGGGAAATCCGGTGTTCAAAGGTTCCTCACTGATGTTCCTGAAGCCAGGCGATAAGCTGAGTGTCCGCGATCTAAGTCGTGGCGTGATTATCGATTCCGGCAATGACGCCTGTGTTGCACTGGCGGATTACGTGGCCGGCAGCGAAGCGAACTTCGTCGGCATGATGAATCATTATGTTGAGAAGCTCGGCCTGCAGAATACCCACTTCGAAACCGTTCATGGTCTGGATGCGCCGGGTCAGTACTCAAGCGCGCTGGATATGGCGAAGCTGTCACGCGCGATTATCGATGGTGAGCCTGACTTTTATGCCATGTACAGTGAGAAAACCCTGAGCTGGAACGGCATTACCCAGAACAACCGTAATGGCCTGCTGTGGGATAACAACCTCCACGTTGATGGGCTGAAAACCGGTCACACGGAAACCGCGGGCTTTAACATCATCGCGTCAAATGTGGTGGGTAAACATCGCCTGATCGCCGTCGTGATGGGCGGGAAAAGCCCGAAAGGCCGCGAAGAGCAGGCGCGTAAACTGCTGGTCTGGGGCCAGAACACCTTTGATACCGTTCAGCTGTTCCATGCCGGTAAGAAGATTGGCAGCGAAAACGTCTGGTACGGCAATCCGCATCAGGTAGAGGTGGGAACGGCAGAAGATGTCTATCTGTCATTGCCGCGCAGTGAAGTGCAGAACGTGAAGGCGAAGTACGTCATCGATCGCAAAGATCTGGAAGCGCCGCTGAAAGCCAATGAAGTGATTGGTGAAATTCAGGTGATGGATAAAGATCAGCAGATTGCTCACTATCCGCTGGTGGCGCTGAGTGCGGTTGAACCTGCCGGTGTGATTACCCGCCTGACGGACTATCTTAAACAGAAATTCTGA